The Osmerus eperlanus chromosome 1, fOsmEpe2.1, whole genome shotgun sequence genome includes the window CACCAGACTCTCAGCGGTCAGCTCGGGCAGCTCGTGCACCACACAGTGAGGGAAGTCCAGCACAGAGAtgctggaggacacacacacacacacacacacacacagagacgagaCAGGGTGACACAGCGTTCGAGacgggagcctgagaaacgccACGCGTTCCCCGTGTGGCCACAGCCGTATGCCTGGTGAACAGGGTCTCCCTGGGCATGTTGTGCGTACCTGTTCTTGGCAGTGATGTAGGACATGATGTTCTGGTTGAAGAACTTGAGGATGAGAGGAATGCAGTTGGCAAACACCAGGTGCTGGGCCATGTACTCGAACTGAGGGACGACATAAAAGACCGTGAGGAGAGGCGTGTGTGGGTCATGTGTGTccccctgtatgtgtgtgtcctgtatgggttgtaccgtgtgtgtttgagagtgtgtgtgtgtgtgtgtcctgtgtgaggGCGTTGGGTCAGCACCTGGTAGATGTGGTTGAGTTTGAAGTGTttgaggagcagcagcaggataGCGGAGATGGCCTTCACAATGATCTCCTTGTGGCGGTTGACGTCCACGCCCAGCTTCATGCTCTGCAACACTGTGGTCCTGCAGCGCGACAAACACCCAGACAAAGAAACATACACACTTTACTCTCCTGCCAAATGTTGCCTGTGGTACAGTCACGGTATGGATTCGGCCCTCGGGCTGATGTTAGAAGCCCTGTGGAGAAGTGACCGCTGGTTTGAGGTGAACTCACGGCATCTCCTCGGGCAGCACGTCGGCCAAGATGTTGATGGAGTCAGTCTTGGCCTTGGAGGTGGGAGCTGCAGCCAGCAGGATCTTCAGCAGGGCAATCTGACACATGGGGACACAGCCAGGGAGACACAGATTAAAACCCTCCCAGTGGATCCAGACTTCATTTCAATTTAGTGGATTTGTAGCTGGAGTGTGGTTCTTACCATGtactgagggaggctgggcaaaatGCCCTGATAAAGTAGCTCAGTAGAGCACATATCCACATCCTCTTCcccctgtgtacacacacacacacagtccaaaaaaatatatttcgaGAAGAAAGAACACTATGTTTTGAGGAGATTCTGTAGAGTGCCCTGGTACCCACCCCGGACAGAGGCGTCTTCTGGAACTCCTCCTCCTTGGAGATCTGAATTTCGGCGATGGAGATGTACTTATGCTGCAGAGACACAACATCACAACATCACTGAGCTGTGCGTCGAATGGTACGTTCCCTTGGTGAGAGAAAACACGAGGTGGGAACGAGAGGGAACTGTTCTTCCTGTGTACCTGCTTCAAGGTCCTGATGCTTTCATGGATAGGTCTGGGCAGGCCCACAACCGTGTCTGTGTCACTGCAACACACAAAATACATAAAGGACGATTGGAGGTAGGCCATTGAACAGGCCATGCGTAGCTAAAACTTTGATGGAAGACCTATCATTTAAATCACTCATAACCTTAAAAGACAGGTTGTTGTAAAGTCTGATCAACTACTGCACTCCACCTACTTTCCAAGTGTGTAACCGATGAATTTGCTTCTACTTGATTCCAGGAAATTTTCAATGTCTTTTTCCCTGCaggaacaacaaaaacaaaggtCAAATCTATACACATTTTTATTGACAAACAAGACAACGCAGTAAAATAAAACCCACATCTTACACTGCTAGAATAAAAATGTTGACACACATTACCTCTTGAgaatgcacaacaaacaattaCATTTGACTTTAAAACCTTTTAGTACTTTTTAGATGAGTAAAAACCAGCATGAATGGATGGATAGACAGAGATACTTTTCCTAGGGGTGCATTCCCTACCTGACTTTGGGGGCCCAGGGCAGACCCTTGGGGAAGGACACCCTCTctgtgggggggtgaggaatgGGTGGGGGCatgacctcatccctctccaggGGAAAAGGCTCCGCCTCTAAAGAGTTGTCGTTGTCATCATTGTCGTCCTCGTCCTCGCGAGGGTCGTCACTCTTGTACGGGTCCTTCTCGTTGAAGGCGTCCAGGTTGTCCTGCTTGATCAGAGACTGTTGGTTTGggttgaggggtgggggggggggggcggtggagagaagagggtgaggaagagaaactatgagattgttgttgttgtgttgttccTGAAGTGTTTTTAAAATACATTTCGTGAACAACCATGGGTTACTGAAACCTTGTGTGTGTTAGACAAAGGCTACAGCCCTGTCGGCACACTGAGAACATGTATCATTCCTACTGTTGTCTGTTGTCGTTGTCTAAGCGGTCACACTGAACTAAAATGGGTAGAATTAAGTGTCTTCTAACACTTAAGTCTCGTCAAACCAAATCAGTGAGCATCTCCAGGCAGTGCGGTAGGAGGAGAAGTGGAAGTTGTACTTTGTGTTCCCGTCGCGTCCGTTTCTGCTGCTGCTCCAGGAGGTCGGAGGCGGAGGCCGGGGGCGAGGCCGCCCTCATGCTCCTGATGACCCGGATGCTGTCCTccgggaggggaggcaggctgaGCTCCAGGCGCTTGTGCACCTTGATGTTCTGGAGCTGCTCAAAGCCTCCCAGGGTGAACTGCCGACACAGAGGTCAGGGTTAAGGGTCAGGGGTAGGAATAGGGACAGGGAGATCTGTATTTAGTCAAACAGGCGATGGAGAACGCTTGATTACAATCAAAACATTCAAAAGAACAGACCAATACTAGGCCTTAATTCTCTGCTTGCACTTAGTATATGCACtattcataacttgctttgaattttaaaaaaaataaggtATGTTTATATATCCACAGCTGAGCTTTATCAAGCTTATCCCCGCTGACCACTTTAATAGTAATTCTCACTGAAACTGACAACTAAGAAGCGGACAAATGACAGATGATAAGCTGCTGCGAACATGTAGACTGAAGCTCAATACCGCGGTGGAACCAGATCTACCAGACAGCtggaagctctctctctctctctctctctctctctctctctctctctctctctctctctctctctctcaccagtaTGCTCTtccagagcagcagcagcaccttCTTCATGGGGAAGTGAGGGGCGTGGCCGCTGCAGAACTTGGTTACCATGCCGAACAGCATGACGGAGATGGGCTCGTTGTTGTACAGGggagagcctggaggagagggatgacacAGGAGACATCTGGCGGTCAAGACTGGTCTGCTCATGGGTGTTGATGTGAAACAGTGCAACAGCAACCGTGTGTGagcaccaccacaacacacatactgctactaacacacacacacacacacacacacacacacacacacacacacacacacacacacacacacacacacacacacacacacacacacacacacacacacacacacacacacacacacacacacacacacacacacacacacacacacacacacacacactctcttacccAGCTCTGTTTTGAAGGTCTCCCTGGTGGCTCTCCATTCAGGTGGATCAGCTGGGTCGTCCTGCTGAATGGTCTCCACCATCAGGTACATGATGTTGAGCAGCACCCTGCAGCAGATGAACACATCCATGAGCGATGAGACGACACAAATGCAGACGCAAGCACgtgcgcgtacacacacacacacacctgaggtctGTGCTGTCTGCCAGGGAGATCGCTGGCTTCCTCACTGCACTGCTACAGGCAGCGCTGTTGCTGTGAGAGACATGAAAAGACAGGAAAATCCTTAATCCACCACCATCATTTTCACCCTGGATAAATCTCTCCAGCACTTtccatagagggagagagaaaacaaacataCTCAATCTCCATGTTGAGCAGCTCCACCAGGGCAGAGAAGGTCcccacctccagcagcaggaAGATGTTGTACCTCATCCAGTGCTGCACCTCTGCCTCGGAGCTGCACTCAGCAAATGCACCTGCAGACCCACGGGCAGGAGAACATGATGGCGGAACCTCACAGGACGTTGTCAGCATTGACAAGAGAGACTTGTCTCTTTACAGGGGTTTTGTTTCGATGGGCAACTCATTTTCATTGAGTCTCTGCAACTCATGTCCCTCTCCTTTCTACTGTACAGGAATGTAATCTATTTACCCTGCTACATAGATTTGAATGAAAAGCCCAAGCTTTCACTAATTGCTCCATGTTTCTCAATCTTGAATCTAGTATCATATATGATGACATTATTCTGGTATTATAATGACACAATATGATATCAAATCATCGAAATAATTGAAAACTGGGACAGGTGACGGCAGTTGGACATGATGAGGGGGCGCACCCTGGGCCATGTAGAGGATGGCTCTGGCCACCTTCAGACGCTTCTCCCGAGCGATCACCTCCAGACCGTCCAGGAGCCGCATGGCGTGGGCCTTGTGCTGAGCAGCATCTAGCTCCGTCCATTTCTTCTCTGAAACTGGAAGACAGCAGACAAAACAAAGATGAATTGTTACATCCTGCATTCAAGCATAAAGCGAATAGAATCAGTGATCGTTTTAAGGGCATTTTGACCAAAATAAGGTGACATCACAGCATTATAGTGAAGGAGCAACTAAGTGTTGCCAGACATCTATAACCCAGGGCCTGTTAAAGAGGGTATAATATAATGACAGGTGTGCTCACCGTGGGTTCTGAAGTCTTCCTCAAAACATTTCCTATTGATAACAAACTCTGGTGCCTCTGTGTAACTGTACAACTCTGAAAACAAAAGAATGACAAATTATGCATTTTAAAAGGCACAGTGACAAGAGTAATATACACTGGTATTAAATACTGAGACGGCGATGTACGACATGAAATTATTTATAGACAAATGACGTAAGAGAAAGACCACACCTGATAGCTCTACCGCCCACTTGTCTGTGTCGGCATACTCAAACTCAAGATCCGGAGACTCGGAGAATCCCTGTGTAAAAGCACATTTGAAATATATAGATAGTATACATTTTCATGTTATAAAAACCCTACCTACACTTCCAGACACGTCATAGCAGGGATTAATTAAGAAATACAAACAGGATTAAAGTCGCTGCTTGATCAGTCAAAAAAGTAAGCGACCTAAGAAATCCTAACACTCTTAGCTAAGAACATAGTATGCAAAGATAGAAAGCAGATAGCATAAAAACCTTCCTAATCATAATTACATGAAACTACAGCAGCTGATCAGTCCACTGCcctgctgctagctagctaaaatagctagccaGCTACGTTTGCTCCATTTATATGCTATGCTAGCGTGCTGTACTAGCTGCTAGACTAGGCTTATGACAAATCAGAACAATATCGCCTCAACAAAGTCCATGCGGAAGAAAATGTGTAAGAATTTTTCATTCCATACCTCGGAATCTTTTCTTTGATTGCGAACAAATTCTCCCCGGCTCTTGTTAGGTAACATAGCTCTCTGTTTATTGTTGACAATCAATCCACCACCATTTCCACCGACGTCCATCTTTGATTCACAAGTAAAGTTTTTTTGACACATTAACGTAATACCTCTCGCGAGAGTATTTCTAACGAGTTGCGGTGCGCTCAGTTGTCACAGCTGGTTGTTCATCTGCTTTAAAATATTTACTTAATAAATCTAAGCATTGAGGAGATAAGTAAACTTAAAGCCAATTTGGAGCGTTtacaaaaataatttaatttaaaaaaatgttcaaGAGGGACACAAATCATAGCCAGATTCAATTGATTAGAAACCGACCTATACAAGTTTTGCTTCCCAAAACACTGTCATTCAGTACTTTTCACGTTGCATGTATATATGTACATACATGTTATTATAAAGCATCCATGGCGAAATAGGCATCTACTCCACTGACCTGAATTTGATTCTGCACCCTGTTTGCTCTGGATTACTGAAAAGGACTTGATAGCTACCATATTTGTATTAGCGACTCTGGACTGGAAGCATtacttacatttttacatttacatttagtcatttagcagacgctcttatccagagcgacttacagttagtacagggacattcgccccgaggcaagtagggtgaagtttcttgcccaaggacacaacgtcattttgcacggccaggaatcgaactggcaaccttctgattactagcccgactccctcaccgctcagccacctgactccttactTACATGAATAAATTGGTTATTCATGGTACTTTACAAAGTTCATGCCAATGACTTAAAGCTACATTTCTACTGTATCTGAGATGTTTATCAGTTTTGATTAATATAACCAATCCTGACCCCTTTGTTAGCCTTACATACCCTACAACTGACAGTTGAAAGAATACAATATctgaagcattttatttcagACACATAAAAGTTTATTAAAGGGATCAGTGCACACCAACCAACAGATAAATGAAGAAACTGAAGTAGAAGCCTCGAATCACGGCTCACTCATATGATacatagaaaaacaaacatctagACTACACTCTATGCATCTTGTGTTAGCAATGCTCAAACTGTTACATGTGTGCGGGAATATGACAGAACCTACAACCTTTACAACACTGAAATCACAGGAACAGTTGCTTTGAATAGTTTGAATGAACACATCAAATCAGCTCACTGCACAGATAAATATATACCTTtgtgaacaaaaacaaaatgttttccaACAAAATATTTTTCTAACCAGCAGTATTTGTCAGTTTGACACATTCATTTAATTGTAATGGTTTTGACAGCATCAACGACACTATTCCTATGGAACACTTTATTAATTTGACATCATAGGCATTCTAATCAAGCCAATGCATATGAAGGCAAATATTCTGAACCATAAACTTGATGACATCCTTTAGGTGATGACATCATTAACGTGATGACATCCTTTAGGTGGTGCATCTGAAGAGAACATCAAGGGGGACAGTGTACATTAAAAATACCCAATAACATACACAATACTAAACTAGTCTCTACATTGAGAGTTAGTTTCACAAGAATCTAAAACTGTGCCTGTATGTCATGTTATAGCTCAAGTAACATTTTTAtcaaaatgcttagacaaaagcCGTTTGGTACCATAAACAACTAAAAAGCCTTCACACTAAAAATTTATGCCAATGTTGGTGCATAGCCATTATATTGCAGAGTAGGAACCATGAAGGGCAATTCTATACTGTAGGGAACAGTATCCAGTTGGGTGATGAAATATACACAAGTTAATGAGTCACAAGGCACTGTCATTGCACCGGTAACCATAGTTACAACACCCATACCTGCCAACAACCACCTCCTCGAAGGTCCTTGGTTATAGTGCAAATATAAAAGCAGTTCACTTCACAGTAGAATTAGCTAATATATCTCTTCAGTGTATTTTTCTTATGGCTAAAACCAAAGCAGTGAGAGGATAAGAAAATAATCTGAAACCGAAGCAATCCCCTCAGTTCTCACATACCCGAGTGGAGGACTTGCGTGTTAGTCCTTCTGGGTTCCTCTGGGAGCTAGCCCTACTGAGCCCGGCATATGAACTTTCACAATTTAAATCTATCAAACTTGATGTATAGTCTCTCTTCCGTTAACAGCGATGATAGTACGAGTTGCTGCCTATGCGATGACGGCGTGAAAACATGGATGTGGatgcagacacaacacagaaggACAACATGGTGATCAGGAGGGTTAAAGTATTAAGTCACACAAAGTAACGCAACAACAACCAGAAAACAACAGTATTATGAAAAAGATTTGTCAATTCAAAAACTCAACAGATTTTGCACCCCCCAATAGAATTAGATTTGTGAATAATGAAATACTAAGAACGGATAAGAGGCAACTCTTACTCCATTAGTCAGAAAATGTCTGAAAAAATGAATCAAAACGTTTTGAATGATTTTGTTTTTGATCTAGAGGTTGTGACATTGGTACAAAACCAGCACTTGCATTTCCATTCTATGCATACAGTACGTGTTTATACCAAGGCTCTTATATATCACAGTCCTAAACACTGACTGTGAACCAGCAAAATGTGAGCTGCATGGAAAACACAGTACCAACACATGCTGTATGTACAGAAACTGCCTTGGTACATCTACCCAGGGCAGACAACGCTCCACTACACAGCGATCACTTATACAAATCACTGCACAGCTTTGGATTTCTAAATCTTAAAACGAAAGACAGAGGTGTCGGATTTCAAATGTTCAAGCAGAGAAGAAAGTGTGTGAAACGTCGTAAGTCTTTTAGGAAGAGGTCATTGCCTCATGCTCCTGGAATGAATACTCGGAATGCAGGGACATCCAATCAAAAAGCAAGTGCATCTTTACCACAATTTACCCCTTCACCTAACGATCATTTGGCACAAATATATTAACATTATAATATATACTCTTAACACTTAGTAAGTACCCCTAACAGTTAAATTCTTGATTAAAAAGGGCTACTCTAGGGAGTAGTTAATACGGTAgagatacagtatgtgtgtgcaagGAAATACCTCAAGTAGACAGCAGGCATTAGGTACTGTAATTGGTTATTCATGACCAGTGAGGTCCTATCTGTCTAGctgctgtggaggtgtgtggttatgtacatgtgtgtaaacAAAACTAAATAATTTCTTCTTCTCAGTGCACGGAACAGCAAGTGAAGCAGGAGGACACTCTCTGTGTGGCGACAGGACTATTCAACTGCTTCATTCAAATACATAATATTGTGTTATTGTGCCTCTTGGGAAACGTctttaaaatacaaaatataaaatatatatttttaatacgTCTTCTACCATTCTATCGTACGTTTTGACCATTTGGTAGTTTTGTCCTGATGGTGGACAGTGGCCCACTAATACCTGTGAAGACAAAAAGGAAAAATAGAATTAACTATTAAATCCTgcaaacagtcatttaaaatgttagTCGTTAATCACATCACATTTCACATAatccatttagcagacgattTTATCCATAAGAACTTACAAAagtgcacatacagtacaagtGCTGCAGATGAAATGTTACGGGTTTTGTGTACTATTGACAGATACTATTGTATCTTGTCGGAGGGGAGGTGATTACCTGTAGTAGTTGGGTTTGAAGGGTCCATTCTTGTTGAGGCCCAGGTACTTGGCCTGGTCATCGGAGAGTTCTGTCAGGTGGGCGTCGAAGGTGGGCAGGTGCAGGCTGGCAACATACTCATCTGGAACACAAACAGGTACCTTACATAACACAAACAGGTACCTTACATAACACAAACAGGTACCTTACATAAGAGGTGAACAAGCGTTCACAGAAAGAGCAACAAACTCGAAATGTTGGTTTCATCAAAGAGTCATTCATTGCAGGGTTCACTGCAGGTATTCTAAACTACAAGCAAACATTAACATACAACATGAAACTGTGAACTATGTCCCTGCAGCTAATATTATGTCCATGTAGCTAGTACTATCTCTGTAGCAAGTAATAAGTTCCTGTAGCTAGTATTATTTCA containing:
- the strip1 gene encoding striatin-interacting protein 1 homolog isoform X2, which encodes MCQKNFTCESKMDVGGNGGGLIVNNKQRAMLPNKSRGEFVRNQRKDSEGFSESPDLEFEYADTDKWAVELSELYSYTEAPEFVINRKCFEEDFRTHVSEKKWTELDAAQHKAHAMRLLDGLEVIAREKRLKVARAILYMAQGAFAECSSEAEVQHWMRYNIFLLLEVGTFSALVELLNMEIDNSAACSSAVRKPAISLADSTDLRVLLNIMYLMVETIQQDDPADPPEWRATRETFKTELGSPLYNNEPISVMLFGMVTKFCSGHAPHFPMKKVLLLLWKSILFTLGGFEQLQNIKVHKRLELSLPPLPEDSIRVIRSMRAASPPASASDLLEQQQKRTRREHKSLIKQDNLDAFNEKDPYKSDDPREDEDDNDDNDNSLEAEPFPLERDEVMPPPIPHPPTERVSFPKGLPWAPKVREKDIENFLESSRSKFIGYTLGNDTDTVVGLPRPIHESIRTLKQHKYISIAEIQISKEEEFQKTPLSGGEEDVDMCSTELLYQGILPSLPQYMIALLKILLAAAPTSKAKTDSINILADVLPEEMPTTVLQSMKLGVDVNRHKEIIVKAISAILLLLLKHFKLNHIYQFEYMAQHLVFANCIPLILKFFNQNIMSYITAKNSISVLDFPHCVVHELPELTAESLEAGDNNQFCWRNLFSCINLLRILNKLTKWKHSRTMMLVVFKSAPILKRALKVKQAMMQLYVLKLLKVQTKYLGRQWRKSNMKTMSAIYQKVRHRLNDDWAYGNDLDARPWDFQAEECALRANIERFNSRRYDKNQSNPDFLPVDNCLQSVLGQRVDLPEDFQMNYDLWLEREVFSKPISWEELLQ
- the strip1 gene encoding striatin-interacting protein 1 homolog isoform X1; protein product: MCQKNFTCESKMDVGGNGGGLIVNNKQRAMLPNKSRGEFVRNQRKDSEGFSESPDLEFEYADTDKWAVELSELYSYTEAPEFVINRKCFEEDFRTHVSEKKWTELDAAQHKAHAMRLLDGLEVIAREKRLKVARAILYMAQGAFAECSSEAEVQHWMRYNIFLLLEVGTFSALVELLNMEIDNSAACSSAVRKPAISLADSTDLRVLLNIMYLMVETIQQDDPADPPEWRATRETFKTELGSPLYNNEPISVMLFGMVTKFCSGHAPHFPMKKVLLLLWKSILFTLGGFEQLQNIKVHKRLELSLPPLPEDSIRVIRSMRAASPPASASDLLEQQQKRTRREHKSLIKQDNLDAFNEKDPYKSDDPREDEDDNDDNDNSLEAEPFPLERDEVMPPPIPHPPTERVSFPKGLPWAPKVREKDIENFLESSRSKFIGYTLGNDTDTVVGLPRPIHESIRTLKQHKYISIAEIQISKEEEFQKTPLSGGEEDVDMCSTELLYQGILPSLPQYMIALLKILLAAAPTSKAKTDSINILADVLPEEMPTTVLQSMKLGVDVNRHKEIIVKAISAILLLLLKHFKLNHIYQFEYMAQHLVFANCIPLILKFFNQNIMSYITAKNSISVLDFPHCVVHELPELTAESLEAGDNNQFCWRNLFSCINLLRILNKLTKWKHSRTMMLVVFKSAPILKRALKVKQAMMQLYVLKLLKVQTKYLGRQWRKSNMKTMSAIYQKVRHRLNDDWAYGNADLDARPWDFQAEECALRANIERFNSRRYDKNQSNPDFLPVDNCLQSVLGQRVDLPEDFQMNYDLWLEREVFSKPISWEELLQ